One genomic segment of Streptomyces liangshanensis includes these proteins:
- a CDS encoding DUF4190 domain-containing protein, producing MSRPTPPSPQWPQSTPGAFPGAPGQTPYPASPAPAAAARNGLGVAALVLGILGFLSSPIPFVFWVGAILGLLALIFGLKGRGRVRRAEATNKGVATTGAVLGALALVLSVVGGVLTYKVATEVVKDISASADSAKALAPRDSAVYEDGLTLTVSAPVAYTPGSAATGHKPGDKAYQVTLVLENARKKAFDTGDIGVKAWVGAKDTPAGKIVDGKSGAVGEGFTGTVGPGRTVTVQVAFDTPPAAKTLTVELDPGLTYGRTRWDLPL from the coding sequence ATGTCTCGACCCACCCCGCCGTCGCCCCAGTGGCCCCAGTCGACCCCCGGAGCGTTTCCGGGCGCTCCGGGCCAGACCCCGTACCCGGCATCACCCGCCCCCGCGGCCGCGGCCCGTAACGGCCTCGGCGTCGCCGCGCTGGTCCTCGGGATCCTCGGCTTCCTGTCGAGTCCGATCCCCTTCGTCTTCTGGGTCGGCGCCATCCTGGGCCTGCTCGCGCTGATCTTCGGTCTGAAGGGGCGCGGACGCGTCCGGCGGGCCGAGGCGACGAACAAGGGCGTGGCCACGACCGGCGCCGTCCTGGGCGCGCTCGCGCTGGTCCTCTCCGTGGTCGGCGGCGTGCTCACCTACAAGGTCGCGACCGAGGTGGTGAAGGACATCTCCGCGAGCGCCGACTCGGCCAAGGCCCTCGCGCCGCGCGACTCGGCCGTCTACGAGGACGGACTGACGCTCACGGTGTCCGCGCCCGTGGCGTACACACCGGGATCCGCCGCGACCGGCCACAAGCCGGGCGACAAGGCCTACCAGGTCACGCTGGTACTGGAGAACGCCCGGAAGAAGGCGTTCGACACGGGCGACATCGGAGTCAAGGCGTGGGTCGGCGCGAAGGACACCCCCGCCGGGAAGATCGTCGACGGCAAGAGCGGGGCGGTCGGCGAGGGCTTCACCGGAACGGTCGGGCCCGGCAGGACGGTCACCGTACAGGTCGCGTTCGACACCCCTCCGGCCGCCAAGACCCTCACCGTCGAACTCGACCCGGGTCTCACGTACGGCAGGACCAGGTGGGACCTGCCGCTGTGA